The following proteins come from a genomic window of Pyxidicoccus sp. MSG2:
- a CDS encoding gamma carbonic anhydrase family protein — translation MGISLLPVSPPGAPTGGAAHFSLASSARVLGTLHLGPGAVIAQGAVIRSHGGSVRLGAGAAVLENATVTGASEHPVIVGERAVLGHRCVVLGAEVGALSEVGSGAILMPFARVGARCLVGEGTVIPSGMVVPDESVVEGRPGQLLRRATADDLERLRRLRGGNLSLPGQPLTAFSARDRAEDAPMGQLYTYRDKHPLVHPTATLFSTAEVSGDVVIGPGCIIGPGVKIVGDSEGPVRIGAGVQVLSNTVLHLPQDSSGLVLEDGVIIGPGCMVHGCHVGAGTLVEPGAILCDGSRLGRGCIVSAGSLVKPLSSFPDGARVEGFPAVQTGTLTTPPPPPRWALRPEDLAGLRRVG, via the coding sequence ATGGGAATCAGCCTGCTACCCGTGAGCCCGCCCGGGGCACCCACCGGGGGGGCCGCGCACTTCAGTCTGGCCAGCAGCGCCCGGGTCCTGGGGACACTCCACCTGGGCCCTGGCGCCGTCATCGCCCAGGGCGCGGTGATTCGCTCCCATGGGGGCTCCGTGCGGCTGGGGGCGGGCGCGGCCGTGCTGGAGAATGCCACCGTCACCGGCGCGTCCGAGCACCCCGTCATCGTGGGCGAGCGGGCGGTGCTCGGCCACCGCTGCGTCGTGCTGGGCGCGGAGGTGGGGGCGCTGTCCGAGGTGGGCAGCGGCGCCATCCTCATGCCCTTCGCCCGCGTGGGCGCGCGCTGCCTCGTGGGTGAGGGCACCGTCATTCCCTCCGGCATGGTGGTACCGGACGAGTCGGTGGTGGAGGGCCGACCCGGCCAGCTCCTCCGCCGCGCCACCGCCGACGACCTGGAGCGACTGCGGCGGCTGCGCGGCGGCAATCTCTCCCTGCCCGGCCAGCCCCTCACCGCCTTTTCCGCGAGAGACCGCGCCGAGGATGCCCCCATGGGACAGCTCTACACGTATCGGGACAAGCACCCGCTCGTCCACCCGACGGCCACCCTCTTCTCCACCGCCGAGGTGTCCGGCGACGTGGTCATCGGTCCCGGCTGCATCATCGGGCCCGGGGTGAAGATTGTCGGCGACTCCGAGGGGCCGGTGCGCATCGGCGCGGGTGTGCAGGTGCTTTCGAATACCGTGTTGCACCTGCCACAGGACAGCAGCGGATTGGTGCTGGAGGACGGCGTCATCATCGGCCCGGGCTGCATGGTGCACGGCTGCCACGTGGGCGCCGGCACCCTGGTGGAGCCGGGCGCCATCCTCTGCGACGGCAGCCGCCTGGGCCGGGGCTGCATCGTGAGCGCGGGCAGCCTGGTGAAGCCGCTCTCCAGCTTCCCGGACGGCGCGCGGGTGGAGGGCTTCCCGGCGGTGCAGACGGGCACCCTCACCACGCCACCCCCCCCGCCGCGCTGGGCCCTGCGGCCGGAGGACCTGGCGGGCCTGCGGCGCGTGGGGTAG
- a CDS encoding MATE family efflux transporter, with protein MSSDTSPAGAEPSPVVEAGGLPEVAAPGLWTSLKEAVHGTRQDLTRLPIRRAIFLLSVPMVLEMVMESVFAVVDVFFVGRLGADAVATVGLTESLLTIIYAAAMGLSIGATALVSRRIGEGDPERAARTAVQAIGLGVALAIPIAVAGVVFARPLMALMGGSPWVLEHGVRYTQVMLGGMGSVLLLFLINAIFRGAGDAAISMRVLWLANAINIVLAPMLIFGVGPFPELGVMGAAVATTFGRSCGVAYQLYRLVRGDGRLKLRREHLKLEPGTMLAMLKLSGAGTAQALVNTTSWVVLARIVATFGSAAVAGYTIALRIVLFALLPSWGLSNAATTLVGQSLGARQPERGEQAVWTAARLNAIFLGTVGLVFFVTAEPLVAAFAREPEVVSHASHALRIISGGFLFYAFGMVLSQAFNGAGDTTTPTLLNICCFWLLEVPLAWVLAGPVGMGPSGVFLSIAVAFSVLAVAAVILFRRGTWKHREV; from the coding sequence ATGTCGTCGGATACATCTCCCGCCGGTGCGGAGCCGTCGCCGGTGGTCGAGGCCGGAGGTCTGCCCGAGGTGGCGGCCCCCGGGCTGTGGACGTCCTTGAAGGAGGCCGTCCACGGGACGCGGCAGGACCTCACCCGGCTGCCGATACGGCGGGCCATCTTCCTGCTCTCCGTGCCCATGGTGCTGGAGATGGTGATGGAGTCCGTCTTCGCCGTGGTGGACGTCTTCTTCGTCGGCCGCCTGGGCGCGGACGCGGTGGCGACGGTGGGGCTGACGGAGTCGCTGCTCACCATCATCTACGCGGCGGCCATGGGGCTGAGCATCGGCGCCACGGCCCTGGTGTCCCGGCGCATCGGCGAGGGAGACCCGGAGCGCGCCGCGCGCACCGCGGTGCAGGCCATTGGCCTGGGCGTCGCGCTCGCAATCCCCATCGCCGTGGCGGGCGTCGTCTTCGCGCGGCCGCTGATGGCGCTGATGGGCGGCTCGCCGTGGGTGCTGGAGCACGGCGTGCGCTACACGCAGGTGATGCTGGGCGGCATGGGCAGCGTGCTGCTGCTCTTCCTCATCAACGCCATCTTCCGCGGCGCCGGGGACGCGGCCATCTCCATGCGCGTGCTGTGGCTGGCCAACGCCATCAACATCGTCCTCGCCCCCATGCTCATCTTCGGCGTGGGTCCCTTCCCGGAGCTGGGCGTCATGGGCGCGGCGGTGGCCACGACCTTCGGCCGCAGCTGCGGCGTGGCGTACCAGCTCTACCGGCTGGTGCGCGGGGACGGTCGGCTGAAGCTGCGGCGCGAGCACCTGAAGCTGGAGCCGGGGACGATGCTGGCCATGCTGAAGCTGTCCGGCGCGGGCACCGCGCAGGCGCTGGTGAACACCACCAGCTGGGTGGTGCTGGCGCGCATCGTCGCGACGTTCGGCAGCGCGGCGGTGGCGGGCTACACCATCGCCCTGCGCATCGTCCTCTTCGCGCTGCTGCCCTCGTGGGGCTTGAGCAACGCGGCCACCACGCTGGTGGGGCAGAGCCTGGGCGCGCGGCAGCCGGAGCGCGGTGAGCAGGCGGTGTGGACGGCGGCCCGCCTCAACGCCATCTTCCTGGGCACGGTGGGGCTCGTGTTCTTCGTCACCGCGGAGCCGCTGGTGGCGGCCTTCGCCCGCGAGCCGGAGGTCGTCTCCCACGCGTCCCACGCGCTGCGCATCATCAGCGGCGGCTTCCTCTTCTATGCCTTCGGCATGGTGCTGTCGCAGGCCTTCAACGGCGCGGGGGACACCACCACGCCCACCCTCCTCAACATCTGCTGCTTCTGGCTGCTGGAGGTGCCCCTGGCCTGGGTGCTCGCCGGGCCGGTGGGGATGGGGCCCTCGGGCGTCTTCCTGTCCATCGCCGTCGCCTTCTCCGTGCTGGCGGTGGCGGCGGTCATCCTCTTCCGGCGCGGCACCTGGAAACATCGCGAGGTCTGA
- a CDS encoding metal-dependent hydrolase family protein, with product MRRSLLLASLVLLSSVASAAEAPPPAAPVAGAPTSYVLKAARLFDAKAGKLVTPGVVVVQDGKVTAVGAGANVPAGARVVELGDATLLPGFMDAHTHLTGEPGPDWRQDLIDDLQRTIPEQTLESLPKVRATLMAGFTTVRNLGAPDFIDVGLRNSIRRGTVVGPRIIAATVGLGSTGGHCDGGNSFRKGVLAEESTRGVANGPEALRALVRENLKFGADLIKVCATGGVLSLNSDVDSPQLTQAELDAIVDEAHARKRKVAAHAHGAEGAKRAIRAGVDSIEHGSLLDDEALDLMKKKGTWYVPTAMAFQGVRERADKGMLPEENIKKVRAVDEARRQALRKAIAKGVRIAFGTDAGVFAHGRNAGEFALMVEAGLPPVEALRAATVNAAELLGVSSTLGTLEPGKLADVVAVPGNPLQDIRKTEGVFFVMKEGVVYRNDTEPQAPSAAR from the coding sequence ATGCGACGCTCGCTCCTCCTGGCCTCTCTCGTCCTGTTGTCCTCTGTCGCTTCCGCGGCGGAGGCGCCTCCACCCGCCGCTCCCGTGGCGGGGGCTCCAACGTCCTACGTCCTCAAGGCCGCGCGCCTGTTCGACGCGAAGGCGGGGAAGCTCGTCACGCCGGGCGTGGTGGTGGTGCAGGACGGGAAGGTGACGGCGGTGGGGGCGGGCGCGAATGTCCCCGCCGGAGCGCGCGTGGTGGAGCTGGGTGACGCCACGTTGCTGCCGGGCTTCATGGACGCGCACACGCACCTGACGGGCGAGCCGGGCCCGGACTGGCGTCAGGACCTCATCGACGACCTGCAGCGGACCATCCCCGAGCAGACACTGGAGTCGCTGCCGAAGGTGCGCGCGACGCTGATGGCCGGCTTCACCACGGTGCGCAACCTGGGGGCGCCGGACTTCATCGACGTGGGGCTGCGCAACTCCATCCGCCGGGGCACGGTGGTGGGGCCGCGCATCATCGCCGCCACGGTGGGGCTGGGGAGCACGGGTGGGCACTGCGACGGGGGCAACTCCTTCCGCAAGGGCGTGCTCGCGGAGGAGTCCACGCGCGGCGTGGCGAACGGCCCGGAGGCACTGCGCGCCCTGGTGCGGGAGAACCTCAAGTTCGGCGCGGACCTCATCAAGGTGTGCGCCACGGGCGGGGTGCTGAGCCTGAACTCGGACGTGGACTCGCCGCAGCTCACGCAGGCGGAGCTGGATGCCATCGTCGACGAGGCGCACGCGCGCAAGCGCAAGGTGGCCGCGCACGCGCACGGGGCGGAAGGGGCGAAGCGGGCCATCCGCGCGGGCGTGGACTCCATCGAGCACGGCTCGCTGCTGGATGACGAGGCGCTGGATTTGATGAAGAAGAAGGGCACCTGGTACGTGCCCACGGCCATGGCCTTCCAGGGCGTGCGGGAGCGCGCGGACAAGGGGATGTTGCCGGAGGAGAACATCAAGAAGGTCCGCGCGGTGGACGAGGCGCGGAGGCAGGCGCTGCGCAAGGCGATTGCGAAGGGCGTGCGGATTGCCTTTGGCACGGACGCGGGCGTCTTCGCGCACGGGCGCAACGCGGGCGAGTTCGCTCTGATGGTGGAGGCGGGCCTGCCGCCCGTGGAGGCGCTGCGCGCGGCCACCGTCAACGCGGCGGAGCTCTTGGGTGTGTCCTCGACGCTGGGCACGTTGGAGCCGGGGAAGCTGGCGGACGTGGTGGCGGTGCCGGGCAACCCGCTCCAGG